A genome region from Paramisgurnus dabryanus chromosome 12, PD_genome_1.1, whole genome shotgun sequence includes the following:
- the LOC135749736 gene encoding adhesion G-protein coupled receptor F1-like yields MGLCEKGLEGYITSECQHVNLKNDWIPIKKDCVVKAIKDLDRKSEVLFLDEIPAFMSNLSNAAKENNIEITQSAATVQKIVEILYKIASISQTIAISQTVMEDFLKTVNVIVSDESKNTWEVLNNGFITRNESTKLLQAIETISDRLSDDSFMIKETSIQLNRTRIENSFTETSSLPNSTTQIVIPKVEPTLITIIIFTKLNNVLPTRITSNNDKKTSENHINGDVVVVRVNKTINNIAFAFDTTNTSLKNPQCVFWNFDLDHWDSTGCKVKHSGNETVTCECDHTTSFSILMSAIDNLALDYITYIGVAISMASLVLCLIIEIIVWKSVTGNETSYMRHVSIVNIAVSLLIADIWFIIGAATANPGQPTPVNPCSAAVFFIHFFYLALFFWMLLSALLLLNRTVMASSQMSRAKMMVIAFTVGYCAPLLIAVITVASTAGAGGYIWTRDTCWLNWSESKALLAFVIPALTIVAFNLLVYIVVVCKILRRGLSAQPDESNALIVIARCVVILTPFFGITWAFGTGTMLTPDFAIHVVFATLNSLQGFFVLVFGTLLDRKVRESAKSLIKDLSSHRTQNTNPGNTGSEAIILKTRGTRVMDSEVRRSSVSSSVSAASSSSSGSSTASHTALKA; encoded by the exons ATGGGACTGTGTGAAAAAGGCCTGGAAGGATATATAACTTCTGAATGTCAACATGTGAACCTGAAAAATGATTGGATACCTATAAAGAAAGATTGTGTAGTTAAAGCTATCAAAGATCTTGATAGGAAATCTGAG GTTCTGTTTTTGGATGAGATTCCAGCGTTTATGTCAAACCTCAGTAACGCTGCAAAGGAAAATAATATTGAGATAACACAATCTGCTGCGACTGTCCAAAAAATTGTTGAGATACTCTACAAAATTGCTAGTATCTCTCAAACTATTGCTATTAGCCAGACTGTGATGGAG GATTTTCTTAAAACAGTCAACGTCATTGTATCAGATGAATCTAAAAACACATGGGAAGTATTGAACAATGGCTTTATAACACGAAATGAAAGCACCAAACTTCTGCAAGCTATTGAGACTATAAGTGATCGTCTCTCAGATGACAGTTTCATGATTAAGGAAACCTCCATTCAGTTAAATAGAACAAGAATTGAAAACTCATTCACTGAAACATCTTCACTGCCAAACTCAACTACTCAGATTGTGATACCAAAGGTTGAACCGACCCTCATAACCATTATTATCTTCACAAAGCTTAACAATGTTTTACCAACTCGCATTACTTCTAATAATGACAAGAAGACATCAGAAAACCACATCAATGGAGACGTGGTTGTTGTTAGAGTTAATAAAACAATTAACAACATTGCATTTGCTTTCGATACTACAAATACATCATTGAAAAATCCTCAGTGTGTCTTTTGGAACTTTGATCTGGACCATTGGGATTCCACTGGATGTAAAGTCAAGCACTCAGGGAATGAAACAGTTACATGTGAATGTGACCACACAACCTCTTTTTCAATCCTGATGTCTGCAATTGATAACCTAGCCTTAGACTATATCACATACATTGGTGTAGCTATTTCAATGGCCAGCTTGGTTCTGTGTCTCATCATTGAGATAATTGTGTGGAAGTCAGTGACAGGAAATGAGACGTCATACATGCGTCACGTTTCAATAGTCAACATTGCAGTGTCCCTGCTGATCGCAGACATCTGGTTTATCATTGGAGCTGCAACTGCAAATCCAGGACAACCTACACCAGTGAATCCCTGCAGTGCAGCGGTTTTCTTCATTCACTTTTTTTACCTGGCTCTTTTCTTCTGGATGTTACTTTCAGCACTTTTACTTTTAAACCGCACTGTCATGGCTTCGTCTCAAATGTCAAGGGCTAAAATGATGGTCATCGCATTCACAGTTGGTTATTGTGCACCTTTGCTGATAGCGGTTATTACCGTTGCATCCACAGCTGGAGCTGGTGGATATATTTGGACGAGAGATACATGTTGGCTGAACTGGTCTGAATCTAAGGCTCTGCTGGCATTTGTGATTCCAGCTCTGACCATTGTTGCCTTTAACCTCCTGGTTTACATTGTGGTTGTGTGTAAGATTTTAAGGAGAGGACTTAGTGCTCAACCAGATGAGAGTAATGCCCTTATAGTCATTGCCCGATGTGTGGTCATTCTGACTCCTTTCTTTGGTATAACGTGGGCCTTTGGCACTGGAACCATGTTGACACCTGACTTTGCCATTCATGTGGTTTTTGCAACCCTTAATTCACTTCAG GGATTCTTTGTTTTGGTGTTTGGGACGCTTTTAGACAGAAAG GTCAGAGAGTCTGCAAAGAGTTTAATTAAGGACCTCAGTTCCCATCGTACTCAG AACACTAATCCAGGAAATACAGGAAGTGAAGCGATTATCTTGAAAACAAGAGGAACCAGAG TTATGGACTCTGAAGTAAGACGTTCCTCAGTATCATCATCAGTATCAGCAGCATCATCTTCATCTTCTGGCAGCTCCACTGCATCACATACCGCACTAAAGGCCTAA